The following are from one region of the Bacillus spongiae genome:
- a CDS encoding M15 family metallopeptidase, with protein MKKWGLFLFLMVFASVNIEQFFQNKIHILDNIPNKIEDEETVERKMTKEEIYLGNLLLVNGDYPAKHESIKKDIIHLTRNEPMLEGIGLLSSGIYLSKEVALAFSELVAAAKEEGVNHFMINSGFRDVQEQNELYEEMGPEYALPAGYSEHNLGISLDVGSTLMRMNKAPEGKWIKKNAWKYGFILRYPEDKTEVTKIQYEPWHIRYVGLPHSAIMKQNNLALEEYIAYIKKEKTLSVMVNKERYTVSYYPISDSKSIKVPEDKQYDISGNNIDGVIITVHE; from the coding sequence ATGAAGAAGTGGGGGTTATTTTTGTTTCTGATGGTATTTGCATCGGTTAATATTGAACAGTTCTTTCAAAATAAAATCCATATTCTAGACAATATTCCGAATAAAATAGAAGACGAAGAAACTGTGGAGAGAAAAATGACGAAAGAAGAGATTTATTTAGGAAATCTTCTCCTTGTCAATGGTGACTACCCTGCTAAACATGAGAGTATAAAGAAAGATATTATTCATTTAACTAGAAACGAACCAATGCTAGAGGGGATCGGACTTCTGAGCAGCGGCATCTATTTATCTAAGGAAGTAGCACTTGCTTTTTCTGAGCTGGTTGCCGCTGCTAAAGAAGAGGGAGTGAATCATTTTATGATTAATAGTGGGTTTCGAGATGTTCAGGAGCAAAACGAGCTTTACGAGGAAATGGGACCTGAGTATGCATTGCCGGCTGGATATAGTGAACATAACTTAGGTATCTCCCTTGATGTTGGGTCTACATTAATGAGAATGAACAAAGCACCGGAAGGAAAGTGGATCAAAAAGAATGCATGGAAATATGGATTTATTTTACGTTATCCAGAGGATAAAACAGAAGTAACTAAGATTCAATATGAGCCGTGGCATATACGATATGTAGGATTACCTCATAGTGCAATCATGAAGCAAAATAATTTAGCTCTTGAGGAATATATTGCTTATATTAAAAAAGAAAAAACGCTCTCTGTGATGGTTAATAAAGAACGATATACGGTGTCGTATTATCCTATTTCTGATAGTAAAAGTATTAAAGTTCCTGAAGATAAGCAATATGATATTTCAGGAAACAATATTGATGGTGTTATCATCACTGTGCACGAATGA
- a CDS encoding alpha/beta hydrolase, with the protein MKHLFEKGKDPSKPTLLLLHGTGGNEEQLLPIAKMIDDEASILSVRGNVLENGMPRYFRRIAEGVFDEEDLIFRTKELNHFLDESAETYEFDRDQVVAIGYSNGANIAGSLLFQEQNALKGAILHHPMVPRRGIELPDLSETSVFIGAGSNDPLCSPAESTELHSLLVRAKANVELHWEDKGHQLTMEEVEAAAIWYRKQYSNNK; encoded by the coding sequence ATGAAACATCTATTTGAAAAAGGGAAAGATCCATCTAAGCCAACATTACTTTTGCTTCACGGCACAGGAGGGAATGAAGAGCAATTATTGCCCATTGCGAAAATGATTGATGATGAAGCTTCAATCTTAAGTGTACGGGGAAATGTATTAGAAAATGGAATGCCTCGTTACTTTCGGAGAATTGCTGAAGGTGTTTTTGATGAGGAAGACTTGATCTTCCGTACAAAGGAATTGAATCATTTTCTTGATGAATCAGCTGAAACGTATGAGTTTGACCGAGATCAGGTGGTCGCAATTGGCTACTCCAATGGGGCAAATATAGCGGGAAGCTTATTATTTCAAGAACAAAATGCCTTAAAGGGCGCTATTTTACATCATCCGATGGTCCCAAGAAGAGGCATTGAACTTCCTGATTTGTCAGAGACATCCGTCTTTATTGGTGCTGGTTCAAACGACCCCCTCTGTTCACCAGCCGAATCCACTGAACTACATTCGTTATTAGTGAGAGCAAAAGCGAATGTGGAGCTACATTGGGAAGACAAGGGACATCAATTGACGATGGAAGAAGTAGAAGCAGCAGCTATTTGGTATCGGAAACAATACTCTAATAACAAGTAA